GATACCGGGAGTAATCATATTTATTCTCATAGTCCGGACCGGCACTTCTCCGGGGGGGCGATTGAGACCAAGAGAGGGAACGCCGACCAGCAGATGCAGGATATGGGGGCAGTGGTGATCTGTTGCGATAGGATGAACGAGGACGAGGACTGATTGAACGCGAGGATGATCGAAAAGAGTAAGAGTGAGATGAGTATGAAGAATACGAAGAGATTGATCGAGATCGACCACGTCCCCTTGTTGGCGATGGCGAGCGAACTGGTGGTCTAGGAGGTGGTATAGGATCGTACTGGGAAATTTAGTCAGCCCGCAGATCATAACAAACAAGCCAAGATGATATACCTGAGCAACCTCATCATACCCTTTCAGCTTCTGATAGGGGCTCCTGAGGTATGAGTATAGCTCATGGCAGAAATGCTCTGCTCCGTGAGGGAACTCGACCGTATCCAAAAAGTCGGATAATAGTCTGACGACCGCTTCCGAGCGTATATCTATCGCCCGCAACAACGAAACGATGTACGTCGTAAGGAACTCTACATCAAGAGATGACCAGATGTGTAGCTCTCGCCGAATGAATGCTGAAGCGCGTTGGATAAGTTCGGGGTCAGAGGCAATCTGCCGAGGGGTGGGGTTTGGTCGAAAGCGGGTATGGCGGTTGGAGGCAATATGCTACAAACCATGTCAGACACATTACAAGCCAGTGGACACAGACTTTTCATAACGTGCCTTGACAAATAAACCGTGCTTGTACAATCCTCTCCGATGGTTGACTTGCATATCCAACTCATCAGGATCTACTTTCTCCCGCTCTCCCCACCTTGGACGTCCCTCTTGCCTCGTTGGAAGTCGTTCCCTTGAAGGGCCAGGGCGCGCACGGTGTGGCGATGGTTTGGAAGGTAGAGGGGGGAGGTAAAACTATTGCTTTATATTAGTATTAGGTTTTGTATAAAATGACTCAACAACACACTTTCGTAGGCACCTCCTCGTCAAGATTATGCAAAAGAAATGGTGCCATTGCCCCAGCGCAAAGAGGACACTTTCGACTTTGATTCGACCAAATGCTTATACATTCAAACTAACAGGACCATTAGCTCTGTCCCTGCCAACGTAGTTGCATAGACTTACACAGAACTCGTGTCCGCATACGCCAACGATGGTCCTATCTCTTAACCCCATCAAACAGATGATACACCTCTCCTCATCGCcgtcctcatcatcgtcacCCACCTGTGTTCCTTTCCCCACTATACCCTCTTCGTTCCCGTTCTGGTCTTCGCGACGTTTACCCTTTTCCCGTTCccattcttctcttttcttAAATGATCGGTGATATCCTTCATCGAGTGGTTCGTCAGGATGAGCCTTGATCTCTTGTTCCCAATCCATCTTCTTTCGAGTAGCCGATAGCCTCTCAGACTGAGCTTTTGGCTGTCGTTCAGATcgagaaggagaggaggcGATGCTGCTAGCGTGAGACAGGATAAAGTCTTCGGCCTCGTCGACTGGGAGATAGGCTAGTTAGTTCGGAGGACTTTCGAAAGGCAAGGATTCAAGCTACGCACGATATATATTGTCCTCCACAGCCGCTTTCCGCGGCATAGTTGTATGAGAAAGTGAATAATAAGAGAGAAAGGTGCCAAAATGCCAGAGGACGACCGACCGACCGACCGACGGATGTGTCTGGTAGACACCAAGCCGCGCTCTGCCTCCACTTTAGAGGTCCACCCCCCTACGTACTGCACCGCGAGATGCCTGAACCGAAAAAGTCCTTGAGCCATTGAGGTCAGGTTTGCACTTTACAGATATATATGAAACACCGAAACGCTCATCTGATCTCATGGGGCCCATCAGTTGGTTTTTGACCAAAACATCTTGACCGGCGGGTTTATCCTAGACGTTGAATCGCTTGCGGTAGGACATCATTTTTCCAAGAACAACCGACGTAATACGCTACTCGAGTAATCTGGCGGACTGGAATCATCAACTCTAAGCAGCATGTTTCTCCTGCTCTTAACTATAACTATCTAGCCTGACGTTCGCGGTGAAGCTATATTTCCTCCTTCCCATGGAGTAAAGAAGACCATCAGCATTGGGTCATACGAAGCAATTATGACCGACGGTCGAATCCGCTTGCTGTCACATCGTCTGCTGGGTACTGACAGTCTTTAATTATATCCTTGACAAACCTCAAAGGTTCCTCTCCCAAGGTCTACCGATATTTTCATTGAGGTCCTCGAGGAGCTGTTCGTTAGTCTTGACTTGTCGGTAAAGATGAAATACAACCGGATGATATGTACATCTATTTGTTATTGATAGGGTGAGCGCCTTGTTGACGGGTATCAGATCGACGAGCTCATAAGGATAAGCAAGTGAAGGTCGTGAATGGGGGATAGGATTTCGGATCCCGGTAAAGGTGGCTCTTCTTCGttctcctccctctcttGATTTTCCGAGAGCCAAGGTTCAGAGGATCGATAGATAGATGAAGCATGGAAAAGTTCGGTAAAATGATCAGTCAGCTGATCATAATAATAATGCCGCCATGTAATCTGGCGATAGAATTTGACCATTATCAGGAAGAGGTCTAAGAGGAGTGAACGTCGTCAATCATTGTGAGTTgaagcaagaagaagagttgCTTGAAAAGTTAGGTTTGGCCCAAAATAATACATGATATTGCCATGCATCGATAGATGTAAATCTATGAGTTTCAGAAAGCTTCTTGGAAGGTATAATCATAATAGATATAATTGGTGTCGGCCGAATTGCTGTTGTTGTCCCTCAACTTGCTTTCCGCTTTTCGACGCTCGCGGCCGCCACCTTAACTGCTTTGCCTTATATAAATATATCTATATTATACATTCCGAAGGAAGTTGTCAGATAAGCATCACGAAGGTTCTAGTGTCTTTTCCTTAGTGGGATTCTTGGTAGAATACCTTCAACAGTTTAGTAGCTGGCGAGTAAGCTTACCACTGTACTTTGAAAGGCCGCAACCCATACAAGAAGAACAATTATTATAATAGCATAGTAAGACAATCTGAAGAACAACAGCACAGTTACTACTAGCCTAAAATTTTATTTCCTCAACACCCCGACAGCTACTGGCACAGGCAACGGAGAAAGTGCTTGGAATGCCTCCGATGTAAGCGATGACTTTGATGGAGTAGCATTTGCCGTTGGGAATGATGGGAAGTTCCTTCAAAGTCTGGATAAACTGACATGGGCGACGGGGAGGATAAGAATGTGCCTCTGTTGTTGGGGGAATTAATGTAATAATTGGAGGGCGGTAAGCGTCTGGTAAGCAAAAGTAATGTCACTGGAGAGATTATTGCAAATTCCGAGGCTGTTGTTCAAAGACGCTGGGGCgggaggggaggggggCAGGAGGTTGTAGTCCCATTAGTTGGGcctgttgctgctgttgaTTAGACGACATCCACATTGACTTCCTCGTCGTCTTTTCCAAATTAATCGGCTGTTTGCTTTGCTCGCTGAACGTCAGAAATAATTAGGATAGAAAACTGATCAGTAGGGAAATAGTAGTAGAGATCAAAGGCTATGGCTTTATAAAAAGCCTGAAAGGAATTGAGCATTACGGAGAACGATATATTTAATGGGCCGGATTGTCGTTCAACcttgattttttttttcacCTCGTTTTCAGCTGCCTTCATTATTAGGGTCATCGCCTACTAGTCCTTTTTTCCTTAAAAAGCAGTGGCGCATCATGTAAGCTACTCTCGGATAGCTTCAACTACCGAAACCGATGGCTGATGCTTATGTGTGTTGGCGATGGCGACCTATTGGAATAATACGCTACAGAAATGCATATAGGCGTGTTTCCAAATTAGCTCACCAGTACCATCTCACTCACAACGAGATACTACATCTTAACGTGtcttttccctcttttAACGATAGCATGCATAGTGTCGCAGTGGCCCAAAAAGAAGGTTTATGTAGTAAAATGTATTTATATTCGAAAGAATGAGTTGCCTGCATGTGactttctttttcctttctaTTGGTGCTTGGGCTTGATGTTGGGGTAGACTTTCCCGGGGTTCATCAAATTGAACGGGTCGACTATAAAGAGAGGTTAGCAAACCATCAGCACCAACACGTTTTTGTTTTCTTCTCAAAGAGCGGTTTAAACAAGcaaaggaaagggaaaaaaaaagaaaccAAGACTTCAACTCACTAGTCCTCTTTACAGTCTCCATCAAATTAACAGTACCATCCCCCAACTCCAACGGCAGATAATCAATCTTACCCAACCCGACACCATGTTCGCCAGAACATGTTCCACCGAGACGGATAGCGCGCTCGACCATTTCGTGGACTGCGACCTCCACTCGGTGGAGTTCAGCTTCGTCTCGGAAAAGGGCAAGGGAATGGACGTTGCCGTCGCCTACGTGACTGTTGCCGGTAGGAGAGGAGGGGAGTATATTAGATTAGCTTCAaaagaggagaatgagAAAGATAGGGAGGACaggagaaagggaaggagagggaagaggggaaggagagggaaaagggGGAGGAGAACGTACCCAAAGTGGCATGCGACGAGACCGCGTTTCTCAAAGTCTTCAGAAGTCTCTTGTACAAGCGTCGGTAACTTAGAGATCGGCACACTAGGTGACACAGACAATTTGAATATCAGTAAAAACTCACGCGAAAGTAATAACATAATATGAAAGCGAAGAGAAACACTTTGACTTACCAAACATCAGTCGTCCAAACCCTTGAGTTTTCCAGCAACCCTAAAACGCTCCACAGTGCTGTTTTTCGCCCTTGCCAGAGGGCGTCAGCTTCGGCGTCGGACGATGAAAACTCGAAGTTCTTCCCGCCGTGCTTGGAGACGAGAGCTTTGACTCCTTGGGCGACTTCAGCCATAGAGTGGTCCGATCTGAAATTGGGTGACATTTATTATTAGTGAGAGGCACATTGAGAGAAGCCAGAATAAGTCGGATGGTCAGATGCTTACCCCTGGAACTTGAAGAATAAAGAGTCGACAGGCTTGTACTGTCTTCCCGCCAATCCTCCCTTATTGATCGCGTCCATTGTTCTCGCGTCCAAATACTCTACACACTGAACGGGGTACCCAGCATTCACAACCTCTGTCGCAGCTCGGACAGCTTCTTCTACGCCGTCAAAAGTGACGACTGCACATTTGGTAGGGAGAAGAGGCGCGAGACGGAGTGTGGCTTCAGTGACGATACCCAGTGTACCCTCAGCACCGATGAAGAGTTTTGTAGCGTCCCAGCCAGCGGCGGATTTACGCGCGTGGGAGCGGGTTTTAATGATTTCTCCCGTGGGGAGGACGACGGTGAGATTCAAGAACCATTCAGCTTTGGCGGTACCGTATCGAACAGCATTAGTACCACTACACCCCGTACCGGCCATACCACCAATAGTAGCTCCAGGCCCAGGGTCGAGAGGGAAAAACAATGGGACGCCCTTATCTTTCAGGTACGCGTTAAGGTCTTCCCATTTCACACCGGCTTGGACTCGGGCTTCACCGTCAAGCTCCGAAACGTTGAGGACCTTGTCCATTGCAGAAACGTCTATAGAGATACCGCCATAAGGACTGCTAAAGTGGCCTTCAAGAGAAGTGCCACCGGAGAAGGGAGTGATGGGGACCTTGTACTTGTTGGCGATTTTGACAACTTCTTGGACCTCTTCGGTAGTATCAACCCAAACAACTACGGTCGGTTTCTTGGCAGGATGGTAAGACCAGTCGCTAACGCCGTGCGTCTCAAGATCGGCATCATCAGTGCTGACCTTATCACTTttacccttcttctcccaaCTGGCTTTGAGGTCGTGGATGGCAGCTACGTAGTCCTTGTGGGAACCGTATGAAGGCTGGTGTGCCTTTTGATGCGCGATAGCAACAGAAGACTCTTGGAGTGCTGTAGAAGGAGGAAGCAAGTTAACATTACCTATAAGGTACCCTGCTCCGCAGAAAAGCGCGAGAGAGAGGGCGTACCAGGCAGAGGAAATGCCGGCCGGGGGCGGCGGAGGGCGACAAGGGGGAACGGTTGAGTTGAAGCGCCGAGGGACGGAGAGGGGCCGGAAAGAGCGCTGAAGGGGACGTCTGAGGGCATTGAGTGAGCGCGCTGCTGACATGGCGAGTGTTTTGGTGAGTTGAAGATAACCTTGACACTCTGACCAACGAATGTTAACGCTATATATAGTACTGGCAGTGATTCGGCTCGCGACGGCCCAACAAGCGAGCGTGCACCTGTCATGTGTCATTATTGCCGAACCGCGCATCAGAAGCCCGAGCACCTCCACCCCATCTCTGGCACCGTAGCTATCGGCGATTAGTCATTTACATCGGCGTTTAGCTCATAGTCAAAAGACTTACGTAAATTATCACTTCAAAACTCATGACGTGACGATCTTTGAGCCACAGTTTCTGATTCGGCGTTTCGCTAATCCCGTCAACCCAGACGTCCCACCTACCTCCGCCAGCGTCCGCACCTCGCTGAAGAAAACCTTGAATATTCTTTTGGTTGACTCTTAAGCCTCAAGAACCTTCAAAAATGGGTGCCTACAAGTATCTCCAGGAGCTCTACACCAAGAAGCAGTCCGACGTGCTTCAGTTTGTCTCCCGTGTCCGATGCTGGGAATACCGACAGCTTGCTGTTATCCACCGAGCTTCTCGACCTTCTCGTCCCGACAAGGCTAGGCGACTCGGATACAAGGCCAAGCAGGGCTACCTCATCTACCGTGTTAGGGTCAGGAGGGGTAACAGGAAGAAGCAGGCTCCCAAGGGTGCTACCTACGGTAAGCCCGTCAGGCAGGGTGTCAACCACCTCAAGTCTCCTAGAGGTTTGAAGGCTACCGCCGAGGAGAGGGTTGCCAGGAGATGTGGTAACTTGCGAGTGTGAGTATAGTTTGCGTGCTGGAAGAGATGTATACTGTGTATACTGATTTAATGTATAGTCTCAACTCTTACTGGGTCAACCAGGACGGTGTCTACAAGTACTACGAGGTCATCCTTGTCGAGTGAGCAAAATCTTCCTCTCCTACGCCAATTTTTTACTAATAATGTCACTCAAGCCCCTCTCACAAGGCCATCCGACGAGACGCCCGTATCAACTGGATCGCCAACCCCGTCCACAAGCACCGAGAGATGCGTGGCCTTACCGCCGAGGGCAAGAAGAACCGTGGTTTGGGCAAGGGCTCCAAGCACAACCACCAGCCTCAGAAGGCCACCTGGAAGAAGCACAACACGTCAGTTCCGTTCCGTTTCATCATGTTCGTCACATTCAAAGTTGCTGACATGGCGCAGTCTTTCTCTCCGACGATACCGTTAAGCAGCTCAATAGCCATCGTGCGGTGCCTGTGGTCGTGCGGTGTGTTTTCGGCTTTAGGGAGATGGAGTGTTTTGTTTCGATGGGATGCATTTGGGTCCCGTGTATAATAGTCCGATTCAGCAGCAGCCGGAGACTTTGATAAAAAGAGGATGACAAGACGAGGGCACGAGAATCGACggaagatgatggtgaCTGACTTTTGCAGCCATGAACTGACAAGGCCGTAGCCCTGAATGTTTTTTGAATCGACAAATTGAAGGAGAATGGATAGCGTGCATCGTCGGCAGTTCCCGGGATTCGACATGACCGAACAATGATGGTCTTTGTCAATACATCTCGAAGAAGGAGCTTTTTGCGGCGGAGACAGCTAGCGAATTGTCAAGGCATTCTGCTCCTGATATCATTTCTTTAACGGAACGTTTTCCTTCGCGTCTTAAAACTTATGTGTCTACGAGGGCCAAGAATTTGCGACGAATAAACAAAATGGTTTAAATGAGTGTTTGGCTTTTCGACCCTTGCGAGAAGTATGATAGGCGCTATAGGTGGCGTTGTATGACAGCCTAAGCCAGCTACTTCTTCATCTGTGCGCTGAGGGTACGTTCGTATCCAGAGCCCCTTCTCGTGTCTTAAACTTGGCACATAATACGTACGGAGGCAGCCGCAGCACCTTCTGCCCAACCGCCTGCGACGGCTGAATGGGTTGGCGGAGAAAATACAAATTTCCGTGGAACAATATTCCTTGGCTATATAACCTTCGCACCAGGAAAGCTCAACTGTGCGCAAACACCGCGATGTTGTGCTTTTCTTCGTCATCCGCGTACCTCTAAAAATGTCTCCGAGTCCTCTGAGATCAGGCATTCTCTCCTACGCCCGTCTAAACATGCACGTCTGCTTGTTTCTTCTCGGCAGTGCTAACCGTCTTCTAATCCTTTCCAAACGGCCAACGATCGCATGGATGATCTGGTATCCTCCCCACAGAAGCTTCTATATTCATTTAAGGCATGCATCAGCCCACTTGCACATCATGGTTGGCTCGGTTCAGTCTAGTAAACACAGTGCGCGCGCTTGCATATTCAATTTTCCGATATGCAGCGATATGCCACATAACGGTGGATAACGGACACAATTTTGTCCGATATGCTACCAAAGTGGGCATATCGGGAGAGTCCGATATGCTGCCGCGCGCACGGTGAAAGTAGTAACGATGAAGGGATTACGTAACAAATTCTGTCGGCGACCGCCAGATGCGCGTCAATCATTATTAAATAAGCCACCGAAAGCCCCGCCAAAAGAAGAATGCGTGGGTGACAAAACAACAACATCGATTTTCGTTTCATTTTGTGAATGGGCTTTGTATACTATGTCAGCCTCTTTTACGACGCGGCAACTTGATCTGTATAGTTATTTCTGAACCTTGGCCCTTAGGAAGCGTTTGCGTTCTTCAGTAAATCCTGTCAAGATAACAAGGGACTTTCGGCTTTCTTCGCTTCAACGCACCTTCGGCCGACAGATCCTGATTTCAGGTCCCTGGCGATCTTTATCTGATAAAAAAAGGTGGTGCCAGGGATTCTGGAAGTGGGAACAAGAAGGCAGATGGCGACCTAGATAGGTATCATACTCGGACAGAAAGGTCATGCGTACTCTCCGAAAGTCcgtttttttttcttttgtTCTCCACTCAAAAGATAATCAGTCAACATCGGTCAAAAAAGGTTTTACTAATTTCATTGAGACAGTAGTATGACCATCGCCATCGACCGAGCTCCTCCCAATGACGGACAACCTCTTCCCGTCGATATCGCCCTTCGCATCGCAACTTTCCTTTTTGAAAGCGGAGCACACTCTACCCTCGCAGCCCTTCACAGATGCTCGAAAGATTACTACTTTGCTCTCAGCCCTATAGTCTACCGCAAAGTATGTTTCAAGCCCAAACAGTCTTATGCTCTGTTCTTGTTGGACGACAATTTTCCTTTACCTCCCGGCTCGCTGGGGAAGCAAGTCGACGATGCGGTCGCGTCTGAAACCATTTTCAGTGCTGAGCGTGCAGTTCTCCGTCGTATCCTGGCTCTCCAACATATTCGCCATCTCTCTATTTATTCCCTTCCTGCCG
This DNA window, taken from Cryptococcus gattii WM276 chromosome C, complete sequence, encodes the following:
- a CDS encoding D-lactate dehydrogenase (cytochrome) oxidoreductase protein, putative (Similar to TIGR gene model, INSD accession AAW42546.1), producing the protein MSAARSLNALRRPLQRSFRPLSVPRRFNSTVPPCRPPPPPAGISSAWYALSLALFCGAGYLIGNVNLLPPSTALQESSVAIAHQKAHQPSYGSHKDYVAAIHDLKASWEKKGKSDKVSTDDADLETHGVSDWSYHPAKKPTVVVWVDTTEEVQEVVKIANKYKVPITPFSGGTSLEGHFSSPYGGISIDVSAMDKVLNVSELDGEARVQAGVKWEDLNAYLKDKGVPLFFPLDPGPGATIGGMAGTGCSGTNAVRYGTAKAEWFLNLTVVLPTGEIIKTRSHARKSAAGWDATKLFIGAEGTLGIVTEATLRLAPLLPTKCAVVTFDGVEEAVRAATEVVNAGYPVQCVEYLDARTMDAINKGGLAGRQYKPVDSLFFKFQGSDHSMAEVAQGVKALVSKHGGKNFEFSSSDAEADALWQGRKTALWSVLGLLENSRVWTTDVCVPISKLPTLVQETSEDFEKRGLVACHFGHVGDGNVHSLALFRDEAELHRVEVAVHEMVERAIRLGGTCSGEHGVGLGKIDYLPLELGDGTVNLMETVKRTIDPFNLMNPGKVYPNIKPKHQ
- a CDS encoding Structural constituent of ribosome, putative (Similar to TIGR gene model, INSD accession AAW42520.1) — encoded protein: MGAYKYLQELYTKKQSDVLQFVSRVRCWEYRQLAVIHRASRPSRPDKARRLGYKAKQGYLIYRVRVRRGNRKKQAPKGATYGKPVRQGVNHLKSPRGLKATAEERVARRCGNLRVLNSYWVNQDGVYKYYEVILVDPSHKAIRRDARINWIANPVHKHREMRGLTAEGKKNRGLGKGSKHNHQPQKATWKKHNTLSLRRYR